The sequence TGaactaaataaagaaaatacttatatctttccatttaacTTTGACTGACAGTTTCTTGTGAATGATTGACATTGGCTCCCTTGATGGCTCATCATGATGTAGTGTAATAATCTCTGATAAAAAAACTCAAATCGTATCACAAACTGTATGTGGGAAGATTGCTCATATTAAAATCAATCACGGGTAATTGTCTAGTATCTTTTCCATTCTCTTAAATGTCATTTCATTGTGGCTGTGTCTTCATTTTTTTTAGATGTATTGTCACCCTTAGTAAAGACATATTTGACCATATTTCTATATTAAGGACTTGAAGAGTATTGATGTTTGGTTTTGCATAAGTGTTCGAAAAAGGAGCTCTCTCTTACATTAAAATAAGTTTACTATTTGTTGAATGACTGTATTTCTACATGACATACTAATATATCTCTTCATTTTCAGGTTGGTAAAAATGTTATATATCCAAACCTTGGTCAGTTCGTGGAGGGGCAGAGCTCTCGACGGGAGATATCCTACTATCAGTGGGTGACCTTCTTCCTGTTAATCGAAGCCCTTATCATCTACTTGCCGAGGCAGATCTGGCATCAGCTAACACACAGTCAGTGTCTGCCGTTTGACTTCACCAACCTCAGGCGCCGCGAGGACTGGGAGGACAAGAAAAACTTTTTGGTTTGGCACATGAAACAGACCAGGGGCAATCACGAGTACTGGCTGTGGCAATATTTGCTAACCGAACTGCTGGCCATCGCGTTACTGGCATCTTTCTTCATTCTCACCGACGTGTTCTTAGGAGGCGACTTCTACAATTATGGTCTCGATTGGTTTAACTTCATGCACAATGCAACCAACACTACCATCTCCCCAATGACTGCACGATTTCCACGTCTAACAGTTTGCAAGCTGCAGTATCACAGCCGAGGAGGCACCATCAACAGCTATTATCCCTTGTGCCTCCTTCCTATCAattgttttaatgataaaattttcttgTTCCTCTACTTCTGGTACTGCATGTTGTTTGGGCTGTCTCTTCTGCGGGGTTTGTATATGATGGTGCTAGTTACGTGCAAGCCAGCACGTCGTATGCGCCTGAAGTTTAGCGCCAAATTGGTGCCCGAAGATACGTTGGACAGATTCATCAATGCACATAATCTCAGTGACTGGTTCGTGCTTTGCAACTTAGCACCTACGATGGACCCAGTACTCATTGCAGAGCTTGTCACCCAGCTTGTCTACGAGGTACAAGGTGGAG comes from Palaemon carinicauda isolate YSFRI2023 chromosome 19, ASM3689809v2, whole genome shotgun sequence and encodes:
- the LOC137658882 gene encoding innexin inx2-like; its protein translation is ISLHFQVGKNVIYPNLGQFVEGQSSRREISYYQWVTFFLLIEALIIYLPRQIWHQLTHSQCLPFDFTNLRRREDWEDKKNFLVWHMKQTRGNHEYWLWQYLLTELLAIALLASFFILTDVFLGGDFYNYGLDWFNFMHNATNTTISPMTARFPRLTVCKLQYHSRGGTINSYYPLCLLPINCFNDKIFLFLYFWYCMLFGLSLLRGLYMMVLVTCKPARRMRLKFSAKLVPEDTLDRFINAHNLSDWFVLCNLAPTMDPVLIAELVTQLVYEVQGGESSDSKPSRLGKQEKSLQSVNYI